The genome window ACGCCTCACGACGGAGACATTCAGTATTACGGAGATAATCAATACGCTGAAGATATTCAACAAACCGATATGGATTCCAGTGGCGGCGATGAAACGCGAAACGCTTTTGCCGATGACAGTTCGGCGTACTCCGACTTTTCAGACTCGTCCGATTCAGGCTCAGATGCCGGCTCTGATTCAGGCTCATCCTGCAGTTCCTGCAGCAGTTGCGGCGGTGGTGACTGATAAGTGCTTTAATTTTCATTGCTGAAATACTCTACAATTCGGAGTTCTTGTAATTAATCTTTGTGACAATAATCACACTGCATGACTCACGGTTCTGTATACCTTTTACGTAGTATGAATGACCCACGTTTACGGACGATAGTCCTGTCCGCAACGGAATTCATCAAGCAAAGGAGTTATATGAATCTCAGCATTCGATCCGGCATCAGTCTTTTAGTAGTTATGATGACGGGGGTATGGATGTCATGCAGCAATAGTAACGGTAGTTCACCCGGCGCTGCACTCAGCATGAAAGTGGATTACACTGCATTGGCCAAATCGGCTGCTGCAGACACAGTCGTAATCACTTCCGCTAAAATCCTGCTGAAGCACATCAAGTTTGAAAATGAAGCCGAAGAAGACTCTTCGGAATTGAAACTCGGTCCGTTTATTGTTGAACTCAATCTTACCGGCGGCGTTACGGAAATTGCTACCGGTGATCTTCCCGACGGCACGTACGACCGCGTGAAATTTAAAATCCACAAACCGGAAGGCAATGAAGACCCTGGCGATCCTGATTTTTACGAAGGACCGAGTGGTGATCAACGGTTTTCCGTAGTCGTGCACGGTACGTTTAACAGCACTCCGTTTACGTACAAATCGAAAAAAGACGCTGAACAGAAAATGACGCTTAATCCGCCCCTGGTTGTATCGGATACTCTGACAACCACCAATGTTACATTGGTAGTGAATCCGGGTCTTTGGTTCCTCAAAGATGGTGTATATCTGGATCCGACTTTGGAAGCCAATTGGGACGATATTGACGAGAACATCAAAAACTCGTTCAAAAAAGCCTTCAAAGACAATGATCACGACGGTGACGAACACGACGATGACGACGATCACGAAGACGATCACGGAAATGATGATTAATTTTTGACTGTCAAAAAAATCCCCTCAATTGGTTGAGGGGATTTTTTCTTGCCTATCGCACAAAATTCCAGTAGATTCCCCGCCATGAAAAAAATCCTGCTTATCCATACCGGCGGAACGATGGGAATGACAGCCGGTGACCATCCGTCGCTGGCAACCAAACAATTCGAAGATGAAGTATTTCGTCACGTTCCCGGTGTAAAGGATATTGCACACATTGATTTTAAAAACCCGTTCAATATCGATAGTTCCAATATCGGCATCCGTCATTGGATTGAAATCGGCACGCTGATCGAAGAAAACATGGAAATGTACGACGGATTTGTGATCATTCACGGTACGGACACAATGAGTTATACCGCGTGTGCTTTGTCGTTTATGCTGACCAATCTGCCGAAACCCGTCATCCTGACCGGATCACAGCGCCCGCTGTCGGCCATACGCACCGATGCCAAAAATAATCTGATCAATGCGATCGAATTAGCTACGTATGATATTCCCGAGGTCGGAATTTTTTTTGATTATAAATTATTCCGCGGCAACCGTGCGATTAAAATCAGTATTGACGATTTCGACGCTTTTTCTTCACCCAATTATCCCCTGCTTGCTGAAGTCGGCCTGAATATTGAGATCAAAAATTCGCACCGAACACCAACCGGAATTTTCAGATTCCACAAAAATTTTAGTAATGATGTCTTCAGTACGCGTTTATTTCCCGGATTCAATCCCGAAGCCATCCTCCCATTGGTTGATTCTCCGACCCGTGTATTCATATTCGAAGCATTCGGCTCCGGTAATGTGCCGGTCTTAGAAAATTCCCTGGTACCGATCATTCGAAAAATATCAGGCTCCGGTAAACTGGCTGCCATTACCAGTCAATGTGTTAACGGTTCAGTCGATCTCAGTTTATACGATTGCGGCCAACAAGCTCTGGAGGCCGGCGCGATTACGTGCGTTGATATGACGACCGAAGCGGCGATCATTAAAGCGATGTACTTGCTTGGAC of bacterium contains these proteins:
- a CDS encoding asparaginase is translated as MKKILLIHTGGTMGMTAGDHPSLATKQFEDEVFRHVPGVKDIAHIDFKNPFNIDSSNIGIRHWIEIGTLIEENMEMYDGFVIIHGTDTMSYTACALSFMLTNLPKPVILTGSQRPLSAIRTDAKNNLINAIELATYDIPEVGIFFDYKLFRGNRAIKISIDDFDAFSSPNYPLLAEVGLNIEIKNSHRTPTGIFRFHKNFSNDVFSTRLFPGFNPEAILPLVDSPTRVFIFEAFGSGNVPVLENSLVPIIRKISGSGKLAAITSQCVNGSVDLSLYDCGQQALEAGAITCVDMTTEAAIIKAMYLLGQFDGNVGKVKTNFNISIAGEITERTDP